TATCCTTGTGGTTCTCTCCTGGAGATGATGTCTTTGGTTATTTAACACGAAGTGAACGAATCGTTCATTCGGTCGCACAGCTGCTTGATAGCGATGCCGCTGTTTGTCATTTCCATTCGAAATTGATGCAAAAAGAACCTTATGTCGGTGGAGCTTGGGAGTGGCATCAGGATTATGGATATTGGTATAAAAACCAATTTATGTTTCCCGACCAACTTATGAGCGTAATGGTTGCTTTAACCCCCGCAAATAAAGCAAACGGCTGTTTACAGGTAATTAAAGGGTCTCACAAAATGGGAAGAGTAAATCATGGTTTTGCAGGTGAGCAGGTTGGCGCTGATATGGTAATGGTTAGTAATGCATTAAAATCGATGAAATTGGTTCATGTGGAATTAGCAGCAGGCGATGCGCTTTTTTTCCATAGCAATCTATTGCATCGTTCCGAAGCTAACCTTTCTGATAAACCGAGATGGTCAATAATATCCTGTTATTCTTCGCAATCTAATCTGGCATACAACGAAAAATCGAGTTCTTGGCACACGCCAGTTGACGTTGTACCCGATGATGCCATTTTAAATTGGGAAAGCAAGCCGCTTTCGGAAGCAGATTTTTTAAAGAAAGAAAATGATCCAGCCTTAAAAGAGACGGGGTGGGAGGAAAGATAAATTGAACATGAAAATAGCAATGTTAGGTTCGGGTTTTATAGCCCGTTTTTATGCAGAATCATTACATGCGCAACGCAGAAGAGACATGATCTGTACCGTTTACTCGCGAACGACCGATAATGCCAAGCGATTTGCGGAAGACTACGGCTTAGCTTATTATACAGATAACATAGACGAAGCAATCAATCATCCTGAGGTTGAAGCCGTGATTATTGCCTTGGCCAACAGTGCGCACGAAGAGGCTGTTGCAGCGTGTGCAAAGGCAAAGAGACATGTACTGTGTACCAAACCACTAGGTAGAACTGCAGCCGAAGCCAAACGTATGTTGGAGATGGTGGAACAGGCAGGAATATTTGCTGGTTATCTGGAAGATTTGTGTTACACTCCAAAATTTTTGAAATCGTTGACGAGTGTAAAAAAGGGAGCTTTGGGCAAAATATTATGGACAAAATCAAGAGAGGCACACTCAGGTCCACATAGCGCTTGGTTCTGGGATAAAAAGGAATCTGGGGGTGGGGCAATCATAGATCTCGCCTGCCATTGCGTAGAAATTGGGAGAAATTTTATTGGTAAGGATATAAGACCGTTAGAGGTGATGTGTTGGGCAGACACCCAAGTTCATCCTATTGAAGCAGAAGATAATGCTATCGGGCTAGTGAAATATGAAAATGGGTCAATAGCGCAATTTGAGGTAAGCTGGACGTTCAAGGCCGGGATGGATTTACGTGATGAAATAATGGGCACCGAAGGTTCTATATCAATCAATAATTTTTTGCGCACCGGCTTTGAAATGTTCACAACGCGCAATAGCGATGGTTACGTTGCCGAAAAAGTCGAGGTAAACCAAGGTTGGGTATTTCCAGTTGGCGATGAAGCGCACGAACTAGGGTACCCGAATATGTTTACAGATATGTTTGATGCCATCGAGAAAGGAATTGAAGCTCAAGAAACCTTTTACGACGGCTATATAGTAAATGCCATTATCGACGCCGCCCTTCTGTCTGCTAAAACAAAGCGATGGGAAAAAGTTGAAATAGATTACTGGAGAGGAACGGATATAGCGAGTAATAACCGCCAGGTTAC
This Olivibacter sp. SDN3 DNA region includes the following protein-coding sequences:
- a CDS encoding Gfo/Idh/MocA family protein — encoded protein: MKIAMLGSGFIARFYAESLHAQRRRDMICTVYSRTTDNAKRFAEDYGLAYYTDNIDEAINHPEVEAVIIALANSAHEEAVAACAKAKRHVLCTKPLGRTAAEAKRMLEMVEQAGIFAGYLEDLCYTPKFLKSLTSVKKGALGKILWTKSREAHSGPHSAWFWDKKESGGGAIIDLACHCVEIGRNFIGKDIRPLEVMCWADTQVHPIEAEDNAIGLVKYENGSIAQFEVSWTFKAGMDLRDEIMGTEGSISINNFLRTGFEMFTTRNSDGYVAEKVEVNQGWVFPVGDEAHELGYPNMFTDMFDAIEKGIEAQETFYDGYIVNAIIDAALLSAKTKRWEKVEIDYWRGTDIASNNRQVTSFDDEYYLIKEEILPNGDKKRLLKHKNSGAVVQRVN
- a CDS encoding phytanoyl-CoA dioxygenase family protein, whose amino-acid sequence is MQKLSVEEVHTYNKDGYLVVKNFCSKEVIEKLYATALQDDAMHKNALDLNDTSGKKTKLSLWFSPGDDVFGYLTRSERIVHSVAQLLDSDAAVCHFHSKLMQKEPYVGGAWEWHQDYGYWYKNQFMFPDQLMSVMVALTPANKANGCLQVIKGSHKMGRVNHGFAGEQVGADMVMVSNALKSMKLVHVELAAGDALFFHSNLLHRSEANLSDKPRWSIISCYSSQSNLAYNEKSSSWHTPVDVVPDDAILNWESKPLSEADFLKKENDPALKETGWEER